The genomic stretch TTGTGTTGATCACATCTCTCTATTATCTCTTTCATTTAGAATTACCTTCAACATGTAAAGGATATGTATGTCCTGAAGGACATTATTGTCGTATGATTAATAATGAACCAAAATGCAAATGTCGTCTTCAATGTAATACAGCAGATTATTTAACTGGTCCATTATGTACAACTAATTTAAGACGATTTCATAATCAATGCCATTTAAAACAAGCTCGTTGTAAATCACCAAAAGAAAGTCTTGAAGTAATACCATGTCCAGATGAAGGTTTACGATGTTCAGATTTAAGTATATTAtctgaaaaaaatttaaatcttAATTCCCTATTTAAAACATTATATGCTGAATATGAAGAAAGAAAAGGTGTACCTtcattaccatcatcatcatccttgCCTTCATCAACTTCAACAACAAAATCGTCACTATCATCAACAGATAATCAAGAGTATACCGACAATGAAGATGATAATGTCATCATTATGAATCGTAGAACATCAACAGATCTCAAAAcatatattgataaaatgaatgaTGAATCCATTTTCGATGAGAAGTCACCTTATTCTAATGATGAATTATCTAAAGAATTAATATGTAATGCTAATGAATATTGTTTATTACGACAATTTGATGGACGTCCATCATGTGAATATTGGAATGAACAATCATGGCAAACATTAAATAATTGTCCAGAGTCTACATTTAATGAACCAATATGTAGTACAGATAATCAAACATTTTATAATAGTTGTGATCTTAAATTAACTGGATTAAAAAATCAATTAGAAGTAAGAATTGCATATAAAGGTGAATGTCGAAGTAAGTTTCCCTTCATTTGAATAGATAAGTTTGGCTAATTTTCACAatatttataagtaaagatagatagtagctagtaatggaatccagtttgatgcgcgtttcgtcctatttgggactcgtcaactggatgtacctgcacctgcATACTCAGAGGGGATCTACACTCTAAACTAGTTCCAAGCACCGTTCGCCTCAAATGCCATCATGCTATGCATTTAGATACCGAGTCCATGATAGCTACTagcttgtgcagtggggtgaaatttaaattcacttagtatggtttgtttgaataacgtgatggcgtttgaagagtaaggtactggtttcgagtcccagagtgaacatcaactctgagatgcaggtacatccagctatcgagtcccaaataggatgaaacgctcgtcgaactggattccactgctagctactatccatctttgcttgtgaattaaagcaatatcgaggcaatactcacagtatgcacctatgctaataagagaccgaccagttgcgatcctaaacatcaatgggaagattcaaacagacaatactaagtaaatttcataatatttgtttaattattttgttataCGATCCCAATAATGTCTCATAGTGTTCTGAATGTAGATCCAGACTCATAATTTACTATTTCGATGGAAACAATATTATCCGAAtggggtttgtagagattgtagtattttaattGTTAAATTCATGACGTAGATACCTGTCTACGGGTTAAATGTTTGCGAGCGAAACCGAAGGCCCTGGGTTCGGATCCCGCGTGCAGGGTCGTGAATACGCAATGCTAAGGAGGATTCCCATTCTGGGACGAAActatcgtccagtgcttcgaggttttccatgatggtctagctccaatggactcatgattttaactatataaaattactaaaatctccacaaaaccgccttctgaaaataaataatagtttaaTCGCTAGATTTGGGTAGACTATACAGCTGATCTGAAATTCTATGGTATTTAAGCCAATGTTAGTAAAAGGAGATTGGTTTTGTGAAAGCTTCGTTCTCTGATCTGAGTGGTCATGTGGACAAGATCATCAGGACCAATATCAGACAGAAGTAAACTATCTGATATGCTAGCCTAAATCTCTGTTGGTTGTTTCTGGACCTTGTCCTGTTACTGTctgtatatttattttgatctCCTTCACGTCTGACCTGATATTTAACCCTATAATTGTTAGTCAGTCAGACTGTTTAAACTTCAGTAAGCTATTTGGACACTAGGGGATTTTTGAGAGTAAGTAGAAAGCCCTGTTTAACTTAGATTTTATACTAATTAACACTTATGAGTAAGGGAAATCTACAATTTCAGGTGAGGTAGCCCATGGTATTTTGTGAGTGAAACAGTCAGCATTCCTGAGGACAGATGACGGTCACAGTATACTGCTAATTGACTACTGTTGGAGatgtgaattattttatttcaaacctCTGGTCTATCAAACTCATCTCAGCACTTGAATGTCCAAAGCTCCATTTGTACGGGTAGTTGTGAATATGAACAACTGATAATTCTCATTAAAAAAGAATGCTTAATCAGTGATTTCTGACTTCCAGTAATATCCCAAATGAATTCTCCATACTAAGCAAACCATATTTTGACAAAAAATACGTCCCCTTAAATGTCACATTAGATTAGTGTTTAACAGTGTTTTGTCTTGTTTTCATTTAAATCAATTCAGTAGTAATAGTCTACTTGGAAATGTTGTCGGAATGCACACGATTGAGGGTAGTCACCCTTCCtggcctctgtcagggaagtcctacgcactgctttctcgtggcattactgttgcttacgaaattgagaggacgtaaagccaatgtccggcgctttaaccgggttgttaAACACTCTCcatgtccacctaggggagttggaaaaccacaattccaaaccaatagtgcacatgggctccagtatcctgaagaatcaaatgagatttgtgtgtaacatatatatctggtgcccctttgtagcaatatttatgtgtttaaataaataaataaattactgaaTTTTTCCTATTTCAATTTTTAAGATCAAACTGGTTAATTTCTGTAGGTATAGAAGTTCCTATATGAATAATTCAATGTTTTCAGAGTGTACGTCTAACCATTATCCAAACTATGTTAAGTGACTAGAGTCAACCCTACACTTCAGTTTCATGCTAGCTGACACAAAAATCTTCACCTGAAATCATGAGAAAACTGTTATTCTCTATACTATTCGAACGTGTTTTAATAATCATCacagtctatcggttaagtgctctggcgtgagactggtaggttctgggttcgaatcccgcgagacgagatcgtggatgtgcactgctgaggagtcccataataggacgaaacggtcgtccagtgcttccaggttttccatggtggtctaacttcaattgactaatgatttcaactatgtaaagtactgaaatctccacaaaaccccttctgatcacaGTCACTTAAATTACAATCAGAGTATAAATAAGATCAATGTTACGACTTCTACTGAAAGGAAACTATAGGTTACTGTAGATTGAtcatttcatcatcattatgttAACAAAGCAATAATCTAAGATCACATTTGATATAATTCATTTGAATGATTCATGTTTTTAACTAAATTCATTTAACTTTATCTACAGGCAAGGTAACTTGTTCTGATATTCAATGTCCAAGACCTGATATGAGATGTAGTCCACATCATTTAACTGGTCAACCAATTTGTATGGATTGTGCTAAATTACCATTAGATTGTAATGCATCATTTAGAAATGGACAAGAAACATTAACTTCATcaacatcttcatcatcatcatcatcatcatcatcatcatcgacgGGAGTATTAGGAAAAAGGAAAACACAAATATTTGGTGATCCTGTATGGAAAACACCAGTTCAAACATATGGTTGGCCAGTTGTTTGTGGATCAAATGGGAAAACTTATCGTAATACATGTTTTCTTCATGTTGTTAATTGTTTAAGTGATAAATTTGTCGGATTGAAAAAACCAGAATTTTGTAGTGGTAAGTTATATGATGATTaagaataaaaatttttttattaaagaaTCATATTTGAAATGATAACATTTTGATGTGATAGTTGGGATCatttgagtcaattgaagctagatcaccatggaaaacttggaagcactggacggtcgtttcgtcctattgtaggactcctaagcaatgcgcatccacgatcccatctcacaaaattcgaacccaggacctatcagtcttgcaccAGAGCATTTAaacgacagaccactgagctggccggcatccaacggtgttaatgtttaacctcaaccgatccacgaaattgaacaaccatttaccaatgtcttcaatgagttgatatctcccagttcattaaaatactaaaattcacggcgagattataatttataaacgaACCAATCACGTTTAAGATAATAGATCTTGGATTTTGGTGCGAAACTTactcatccatttggataaatacaGTTTTGACATTATATAgctaatgtcagttcgtgatgaagaCTCGAAATCTAATTTCCAACCCTAACTATCAATCGTAAATCATAAGTCTCATTTGGTCCTGGTTATtaggtgaacattttcaaggtcagtctagcgtcactcaaaggtcgtccatgaatTGAATTCTCACCGAATCCACCTAAGgaaatgtttaaattcattaagattAATTGAAACAGTCTACTATACTACCATATACTGTAAATGATATGATATAATAGATAAAATGAGTATACAAAGCTTAACTCATCTGATACAGAGTTGGTCATAAATTTAATTCAGTAGGAATTAGTTCCATTTTTTCTGTTTGTTCAGCTTGAAACTTCAAGAAAATCATAGtgtaatgaatgagaacacaagtaaGGGGGGGGGaaaggacaatcaaatgtatttgaatacacaaattacagaagatcttagtaaaatctgaggaccatacagtaaatacttgatttacaaaatatcaatcaatcatcttAGACTTCATAGTTTCTTCATTTCTATACCGaccactctctgttctc from Schistosoma mansoni strain Puerto Rico chromosome 6, complete genome encodes the following:
- a CDS encoding putative follistatin, encoding MEESISQLECCKRGGFYLNRQITQQEYLTDHLLFESGTPNCVQACNEELPSTCKGYVCPEGHYCRMINNEPKCKCRLQCNTADYLTGPLCTTNLRRFHNQCHLKQARCKSPKESLEVIPCPDEGLRCSDLSILSEKNLNLNSLFKTLYAEYEERKGVPSLPSSSSLPSSTSTTKSSLSSTDNQEYTDNEDDNVIIMNRRTSTDLKTYIDKMNDESIFDEKSPYSNDELSKELICNANEYCLLRQFDGRPSCEYWNEQSWQTLNNCPESTFNEPICSTDNQTFYNSCDLKLTGLKNQLEVRIAYKGECRSKVTCSDIQCPRPDMRCSPHHLTGQPICMDCAKLPLDCNASFRNGQETLTSSTSSSSSSSSSSSSTGVLGKRKTQIFGDPVWKTPVQTYGWPVVCGSNGKTYRNTCFLHVVNCLSDKFVGLKKPEFCSETIPSKHDDWRRHFGKYSNLF